A single region of the Podospora pseudopauciseta strain CBS 411.78 chromosome 1, whole genome shotgun sequence genome encodes:
- a CDS encoding hypothetical protein (COG:T; EggNog:ENOG503NZUK): MATNLTLPTPPFIHAPGIENLRDAGGYPVESQNGKAVRRGILFRAADPTHLDEEGVAILQRLGITHIFDLRSLVELAKGREQPREWEGARRVPTPVFLDKDYSPEALALRLRNYSVGTEGFVRAYASILSGAISPDNAYRPFQTILEHLASDPNPPTPILIHCSAGKDRTGVIVALVLALCGVSDNVIAHEYSLTELGLARLKEPIVERLTAPGAPHEGNRAAAEVQIGARKEYMLATLRYIRQKYGSVEEYLLQHMGLSQETLDKIKKNLVVNLAEGEETVPWEGNDELVSAQIAHL, encoded by the exons ATGGCCACCAATCTGACCTTACCCACCCCACCATTCATCCACGCCCCTGGGATTGAGAATCTTCGAGACGCCGGCGGTTACCCAGTCGAGAGCCAGAACGGCAAGGCTGTCCGCAGGGGAATCCTCTTCAGGGCCGCTGACCCAACGCACCTCGACGAAGAAGGGGTGGCTATCCTCCAACGCTTGGGAATCACACATATTTTCGACCTCCGTTCTCTGGTTGAGCTGGCcaaggggagggagcagcCTAGGGAATGGGAGGGCGCCCGCAGGGTACCCACGCCTGTGTTCCTTGACAAGGACTACAGCCCTGAGGCTCTTGCGCTTCGGCTCCGAAACTACAGTGTCGGTACTGAG GGTTTTGTGAGGGCTTATGCCTCAATTTTGTCTGGGGCCATCAGCCCAGACAACGCTTACCGGCCCTTCCAGACTATTCTTGAACACCTCGCCTCAgacccaaaccctccaacACCGATACTGATCCACTGCAGCGCCGGGAAAGACA GAACCGGCGTAATCGTCGCCCTCGTCCTTGCTCTCTGCGGCGTTTCCGACAACGTGATCGCCCACGAGTACTCCCTCACCGAATTGGGGCTCGCCCGCCTCAAGGAGCCCATAGTGGAAAGACTCACCGCACCGGGGGCGCCCCACGAGGGCAACAGAGCCGCGGCCGAGGTTCAGATTGGAGCGCGGAAAGAGTACATGCTGGCCACCCTAAGGTATATCAGACAGAAGTATGGAAGCGTGGAAGAGTATTTGCTCCAACATATGGGGCTGAGCCAGGAGACCCTggacaagatcaagaagaactTGGTCGTCAACCTggcggagggagaggaaacGGTGCCGTGGGAAGGGAATGATGAGTTGGTTTCTGCCCAGATTGCTCATCTTTGA
- a CDS encoding hypothetical protein (EggNog:ENOG503NYXC; COG:S), with translation MPPRIRSSNCPPQQLLLNYLDAPLPSSLLPVHRPAAVASSSTPSPCRPQQQSAAAPQRCFSTSQPREMTKPQREFRQFLKHAGKQLEKHVGNGPMYLSSVKSMGAADVPFPSNKMFRSEPVLSSRARQIIWEAVMLKGMPLKAVSAQYQVDVRRVAAVVRLMEIEKRMEKENAPMAIPYALAVEKMLPLSNLTGDEQPFEPINDVHVHSFTMQQLFVPVSESREFTRKDAAKAFGDHILPPDHKMRIPELVKMERDILNDVPQAQAEKDFLARTRESERQFAEKEKYVAAKRDARKSKVDTERFEFRIEKINSEAVGKKGRARGAVGWRYGVPFNDRQRGLYKIPTSVG, from the exons ATGCCGCCTCGGATACGAAGCAGCAACTGTCCTCCCCAGCAGTTGCTGCTCAACTACCTCgacgcccccctcccatcctccctcctccccgtccacAGGCCAGCGGCGGTCGCTTCGtcgtcaaccccctcaccatgTCGTCCCCAACAACAGTCGGCGGCGGCCCCACAACGATGCTTTTCCACATCACAGCCCCGTGAGATGACCAAGCCCCAACGCGAGTTCAGGCAATTCCTCAAACACGCGGGCAAGCAGTTGGAGAAGCACGTGGGCAATGGGCCCATGTATCTGAGCTCGGTCAAGTCGATGGGCGCCGCCGATGTTCCGTTTCCGAGCAACAAGATGTTCAGAAGTGAGCCGGTGCTGTCGAGCAGGGCGAGACAGATTATCTGGGAGGCGGTGATGCTCAAGGGGATGCCGCTCAAGGCTGTGTCGGCGCAGTACCAGGTTGACGTGAGGAGAGTAGCGGCCGTGGTCAGGCTGATGGAGATTGagaagaggatggagaaaGAG AACGCCCCCATGGCCATCCCCTACGCCCTCGCCGTAGAAAAAAtgctccccctctccaacctcaccggCGATGAACAACCATTCGAGCCCATCAACGACGTCCACGTCCACTCCTTCACCATGCAGCAGCTCTTCGTCCCCGTCTCCGAGTCCCGCGAGTTCACCCGCAAGGACGCCGCCAAGGCCTTTGGCGACCACATCCTGCCCCCCGACCACAAGATGCGCATCCCCGAGCTCgtcaagatggagagggacaTCCTCAACGACGTGCCACAGGCCCAGGCCGAGAAGGACTTTTTGGCCAGGACCCGCGAGAGCGAGAGACAGTTTGccgaaaaggaaaaatacGTGGCGGCCAAGAGGGACGCCAGGAAGAGCAAGGTCGACACCGAGAGGTTCGAGTTCCGGATTGAAAAAATCAACTCGGAGGCTGTTGGCAAGAAGGGCCGGGCGAGGGGAGCCGTTGGTTGGAGGTATGGTGTCCCGTTCAATGATCGGCAGAGGGGTCTGTACAAGATTCCTACTAGCGTTGGTTAA
- the MgSsk1 gene encoding Two-component response regulator SSK1p (EggNog:ENOG503NZR8; COG:T; BUSCO:EOG09260FFP) produces MQHEHEQHQIPYYLTLAKCFPRVSPARLSIVPNTTNKKPRRGRTTPLLHRHLHQRHRTTRRSTTVSRARFLGSMGDLRAKLRAKFPRRHSGVPSLVSDQSTKSNKSNSSNKSESRPESECTAKGFEQPPASPAAAAADYGHEDSSHGGSGLQTGVSVPAAGIEETQARDKQVLRHGEPGKQETEEDTKTSTDVSDARAVVDATVAAASPAASPASSPLHAARTRRAAGSGFTGGNTAKNSTNDSSPRTIQAMPILLTPAATLDSLADTDHTHDVSDSDRRISTASRLSALSSINESTADDESRPTSAYYTTSKPTTSDPIDPATATSQQTSELANSASQAQRQPAVRSAPSQGRQSSLPSRQDTLIRTLLSTTHADDLDLAAASEQLLPFGATMVTRKIWVRRPGGSATMVTIKEDDLVDDVRDMILRKYANSLGRQFDAPDLALRIIPREPQRQERNLGPEEHMARTLDAYFPGGQSVDEALVIDVPIPPRRTPRASPRTGPPHAQHLTSAFFDDHRPAESGTDYFGPGAVGQVPVTAAAPVTNGTIHAHSMSVVNTGQVPPIPSPGGTWSRTYKERPDRPRLGRQHTSSPTILNVIGAGGHAAAIAAAAPHDQSGGGTLPLTTATAPVPPPLPTPPAPAATTPVPLVPAPAPAPAPAPAPAPAPAPASASAPAATPPPRAASPRISAVARPKKKKATDTPSLPAGIMLNDGVPPINVLIVEDNIINLRLLEAFVKRLKVRWQTAMDGREAVTKWRKGGFHLVLMDIQLPIMSGLEATREIRRLERVNSIGAFSSMPTGTVSRKNAGNRNDEKTKAEEATTASEKEPETNGTTKPNEKAEGNAEEDILPNRAMFKSPVIIVALTASSLQSDRHEALAAGCNDFLTKPVSYVWLQNKLKEWGCMISLIDFDGWRKWKNSAANSENEAAKRWAKKKEKPEEKAVTKG; encoded by the exons ATGCAGCACGAGCATGAGCAGCATCAAATACCATATTACCTTACCCTTGCCAAATGTTTCCCCCGTGTCTCCCCTGCCAGACTGAGCATCGTGCCAAACACCACAAACAAAAAGCCCCGACGAGGCAGAACCACACCGCTGCTGCaccggcacctccaccagAGGCATAGGACAACTCGGCGCAGCACGACAGTGTCTCGGGCACGGTTTCTGGGCTCTATGGGGGACCTCAGGGCCAAACTACGCGCCAAGTTCCCACGACGACACTCGGGCGTCCCATCGCTCGTCTCGGACCAGAGCACCAAAAGCAACAagagcaacagcagcaacaagagcGAGAGCCGCCCCGAGTCGGAATGCACGGCCAAGGGCTTTGAACAGCCTCCCGCTTCCCCCGCTGCGGCGGCTGCTGACTACGGCCACGAGGACAGCAGCCACGGGGGAAGCGGGCTACAAACCGGCGTGTCCGTGCCAGCAGCCGGCATCGAGGAAACACAAGCGAGAGACAAACAGGTCCTGAGACACGGCGAACCAGGAAAACAAGAGACAGAAGAAGACACAAAAACATCCACCGACGTCAGCGATGCTcgtgctgttgttgatgctaCTGTCGCTGCTGCTTCTCCAGCGGCTTCTCCAGCGAGCTCTCCACTGCACGCCGCCAGAACCAGAAGAGCCGCGGGCAGTGGGTTCACAGGCGGGAACACGGCTAAGAATTCCACTAACGATTCCTCCCCACGGACCATCCAAGCGATGCCTATCCTGCTGACCCCTGCCGCCACCCTGGATTCTCTTGCCGACACCGACCACACTCACGACGTCAGCGACAGCGACCGACGCATTTCGACCGCCAGTCGACTCTCGGCCCTTTCCAGCATCAACGAGAGCAccgccgacgacgagagCAGGCCTACCTCGGCGTACtacaccacctccaaacccaccacctccgacCCGATTGACCCGGCGACAGCCACATCACAACAAACAAGCGAGTTGGCGAATTCGGCTTCGCAAGCGCAGCGACAACCCGCTGTCAGGTCAGCGCCCTCGCAGGGACGACAAAGCTCGCTGCCAAGCCGCCAGGACACACTCATACGCACGCTTCTAAGCACAACTCATGCCGATGACCTCGACCTCGCCGCCGCTAGCGAACAATTGTTGCCATTCGGTGCAACCATGGTGACGCGCAAGATTTGGGTGAGGCGGCCGGGAGGGTCAGCCACCATGGTGACGATCAAAGAGGACGACTTGGTGGACGACGTGCGAGACATGATCTTGAGAAAGTATGCCAACTCACTAGGTCGCCAGTTCGATGCTCCCGATTTGGCTCTGAGGATCATCCCGCGGGAACCCCAACGGCAGGAACGCAATTTGGGACCTGAAGAACACATGGCACGCACTCTGGATGCGTACTTTCCTGGTGGGCAGTCAGTTGACGAGGCCCTCGTCATTGACGTCCCGATCCCCCCACGTCGGACGCCGAGAGCCTCCCCTCGTACAGGACCCCCACACGCACAGCATTTGACATCCGCCTTCTTTGACGACCACCGACCGGCAGAATCCGGCACAGACTACTTCGGCCCCGGAGCTGTTGGGCAGGTTCCAGTTACCGCAGCCGCTCCAGTCACGAACGGGACCATACACGCGCATTCCATGTCGGTGGTTAATACGGGACAGGTGCCTCCCATTCCCTCTCCCGGAGGCACTTGGTCTAGGACGTACAAAGAGAGGCCAGACCGGCCACGACTAGGGAGACAGCACACTTCGTCGCCAACAATTCTCAATGTTATCGGCGCCGGCGGCCACGCTGCCGCCATCGCTGCTGCCGCACCCCACG ACCAATCGGGTGGCggaaccctccctctcaccaCCGCAACGGCACCAGTTCCTCCACCGCTGCCCACGCCACCTGCCCCCGCAGCGACAACTCCAGTCCCTCTAgtaccagcaccagcaccagcaccagcaccag caccagcaccagcaccagcaccagcaccagcatcagcatcagcaccagcagccacaccaccacccagggCAGCGTCTCCCAGAATTTCGGCCGTCGCCCGgccgaaaaagaagaaggctacCGACACGCCTTCTCTGCCGGCTGGAATCATGCTCAATGACGGGGTGCCACCCATCAACGTTCTGATTGTCGAAGACAACATTATCAATCTTCGGCTGCTCGAAGCGTTTGTGAAGCGGCTCAAGGTGCGGTGGCAGACCGCTATGGACGGTCGTGAGGCCGTGACCAAGTGGAGAAAAGGTGGCTTTCATCTTGTGCTCATGGATATTCAGCTCCCCATCATGAGCGGCCTGGAGGCCACGAGGGAGATTCGGCGTTTGGAGAGGGTCAACTCGATCGGTGCTTTCTCATCCATGCCCACCGGGACCGTCAGTAGAAAGAACGCCGGCAATAGAAACGATGAGAAAACCAAAGCCGAGGAGGCCACGACAGCCTCGGAGAAGGAACCCGAAACGAACGGAACGACGAAGCCCAATGAAAAGGCAGAGGGAAATGCAGAGGAGGATATCCTTCCTAATAGGGCCATGTTCAAGAGTCCGGTGATTATCGTGGCTTTGACGGCCAGTTCGTTGCAGAGTGATCGGCACGAAGCTTTGGCGGCTGGTTGCAACGATTTCCTAACAAAG CCCGTCAGCTATGTGTGGCTTCAAAACAAGCTGAAGGAGTGGGGGTGTATGATCAGTCTGATCGACTTTGACGGCTGGAGAAAGTGGAAGAATTCAGCGGCCAACTCGGAGAATGAGGCAGCCAAGAGGTGGGctaaaaagaaggaaaagccggaggagaaggcggttACGAAGGGTTAG
- a CDS encoding hypothetical protein (EggNog:ENOG503P45X), translating to MAIPDNLRFALICPPRRLEADKTKETALIFDKFVFYFADYDRRQGMWLAVDRPARPDIKPWNQDWNPATYEAMWKELVDKWLVNWTDELPPTPAQDILLVDWQESVPYVNNLVDEHTVGQYRRLIKRELGIRHYCLYPTLRATSFLDEQAKRYKTSELLELERKGPNLDLVSFRDKNKPESERAFFKYAALPRDDFNNMLEHFVLHKLFSSPSTRQLFDLYKHPVMDDTGKVVVGFLTEYCSGKSLKDNVSGLFKLAHLQQLIRAVSFLNQNLHVWHNRISYENIIIDPQKDKPKITELGSITPYNNKLPADVLLKDVYALVRAIHAHVVRTPEEIEQFDPKMMKSGDRWDVDPRVRLGDDFGASHPAEVCFNFLTQQRKGLPDIWRPSPLREAEMPNITREFAPRPGEPPKPNDLASYWLRDPEDKAFQHDPLPKWVRTPHTKLVELQLANGERPAEELLKEIEPPLIPLANTVEMIEFVGRVQHSVNLGTPVSERVIKKVEEIANTPGIGVPPLNLPSRKRPRRESDVGNEEKRISSRREKQALNQLMKELREATDLAQKAGEEAEEAAKEAKEATDQLTGLKTMIEAARKVTATSLHMTGPLPRPQPGVAWQI from the exons ATGGCAATACCTGACAACCTTCGGTTTGCTCTCATCTGCCCGCCCCGCAGACTCGAGGCAgacaagacaaaagaaaCGGCCCTCATCTTCGACAAATTTGTCTTCTACTTTGCTGACTATGACCGACGTCAAGGGATGTGGCTGGCGGTGGATCGCCCGGCCCGGCCTGACATCAAACCCTGGAACCAGGACTGGAATCCGGCTACTTACGAAGCGATGTGGAAGGAACTTGTCGACAAGTGGCTCGTGAACTGGACTGACGAACTCCCACCCACACCCGCACAAGACATTCTCTTGGTCGACTGGCAAGAGTCGGTACCGTATGTCAATAACCTCGTTGACGAGCACACGGTGGGTCAATATAGGCGGTTGATAAAACGCGAGCTGGGGATCCGGCATTACTGCCTCTACCCAACACTGAGAGCGACGAGTTTCTTGGATGAACAGGCAAAGAGATACAAGACTTCGGAGCTGCTTGAACTCGAGAGGAAGGGCCCCAATCTCGACCTGGTCTCTTTCCGGGACAAGAACAAGCCAGAAAGCGAGAGGGCCTTTTTCAAATATGCTGCACTGCCTCGCGATGACTTCAACAACATGCTCGAGCATTTTGTGCTCCACAAGTTGTTCagctccccatcaacccgCCAACTCTTTGATCTTTACAAGCACCCCGTGATGGATGACACGGGTAAGGTTGTTGTCGGGTTCCTCACCGAATACTGCTCAGGAAAATCGTTAAAGGATAACGTCAGCGGCCTCTTCAAGCTCGCCCACCTCCAGCAGCTCATCCGTGCGGTTAGCTTTTTAAATCAAAATCTCCATGTTTGGCACAACCGGATCAGTTACGAAAACATCATAATCGATCCACAGAAGGATAAGCCCAAGATCACAGAGCTTGGGAGCATAACGCcctacaacaacaagcttCCCGCGGATGTCCTCCTCAAGGACGTGTATGCTCTCGTCCGCGCAATTCATGCACATGTCGTCCGAACGCCAGAAGAGATTGAGCAGTTTGACCCCAAAATGATGAAGTCAGGGGACAGATGGGATGTTGACCCCAGGGTCAGGCTCGGTGACGATTTCGGGGCTTCGCACCCTGCTGAGGTGTGTTTTAATTT CCTCACACAACAGAGGAAAGGTTTACCTGATATCTGGCGTCCATCCCCACTGCGCGAAGCAGAGATGCCTAACATCACGAGGGAGTTCGCTCCCCGACCCGGGGAACCACCAAAGCCCAACGACCTAGCTAGCTACTGGCTCCGCGACCCGGAAGACAAGGCTTTCCAACATGACCCCCTTCCCAAGTGGGTCCGCACACCGCACACGAAACTTGTTGAACTGCAGCTGGCCAACGGGGAGAGACCGGCCGAAGAGCTGCTCAAAGAGATTGAACCACCCCTCATACCACTAGCCAACACTGTAGAAATGATTGAGTTTGTCGGAAGGGTTCAACATAGTGTCAACCTTGGCACGCCCGTCAGTGAACGCGTTATTAAGAAAGTGGAGGAGATAGCGAACACGCCCGGGATTGGGGTACCGCCGTTGAACCTCCCCAGCCGGAAGAGACCCCGTAGGGAAAGTGACGTTGGTAACGAAGAAAAACGGATCTCTTCTCGGCGGGAGAAACAAGCGCTGAATCAGCTCATGAAGGAGCTGAGGGAGGCTACAGATCTGGCACAGAAGGCCGGAgaggaagcggaggaggCTGCGAAGGAGGCAAAGGAGGCGACCGACCAACTTACAGGGCTCAAAACGATGATTGAAGCTGCTAGGAAGGTTACGGCGACATCCTTGCATATGACTGGGCCGTTGCCGAGGCCACAACCGGGTGTTGCGTGGCAGATATAG
- a CDS encoding hypothetical protein (COG:D; EggNog:ENOG503PEQ9), producing MSDSPAAPPPPPPAPPPPFRATVEESLSVPSFGNGSGSGSGGDNASITSSTRRRWDDPPDEEPGQMPSETMTSMVFVKIMTAHHANNFVGSKTAAVQGEVSDLAFGPGDMHVAALVPKQSNIKSFDPDESSALAVWAVREDGGGRTHTNLFGLKVHKGFCFRPGRAAAGELVVVCPLYVKVKGLDGFDARQPLVEVYDVGKRVRWSRNEVPVRAPVVMSEDGGLVAGVSSKDSSRVVVCGLEKLRLLKVRTMIIKHTEEVTGMGFLPESGGLVTAGRDGYVRVTDLHSGKTLKRIEIGARAACDILQVSGDGKVVVTVWGRDVVLWYLETGRVHNYNLNVVRQTEGWPLAVSKDCQYLACRTEDGFDVSDAASGAFRGDFATRASVITAAAFSNDCTKIAVGDFDGYVNVFDMITA from the coding sequence ATGTCAGACTCACCCGccgccccaccaccaccaccaccagcaccaccgccgccattcCGGGCCACAGTGGAGGAGTCCCTCAGCGTCCCCTCCTTTGGcaacggcagcggcagcggcagcggagGCGACAACGCCAGCATCACAAGCAGCACGCGCCGACGATGGGACGATCCCCCCGACGAGGAGCCGGGCCAGATGCCCTCTGAAACCATGACCAGCATGGTCTTTGTCAAGATCATGACGGCGCACCACGCCAATAACTTTGTGGGAAGCAAGACGGCGGCCGTGCAAGGCGAGGTGTCGGACTTGGCTTTCGGTCCGGGCGACATGCACGTTGCTGCTCTGGTGCCGAAGCAGAGCAACATCAAGAGCTTCGACCCTGACGAGTCGAGTGCCTTGGCGGTGTGGGCGGTCAGAGAGGACGGCGGGGGGAGGACGCACACGAATTTGTTTGGGCTCAAGGTTCACAAGGGGTTCTGTTTCCGGCCTgggagggcggcggcgggggagctggtggtggtctgtCCTTTGTATGTCAAGGTtaaggggttggatgggtttGATGCCCGGCAGCCGTTGGTGGAGGTGTATGAtgtggggaagagggttAGGTGGAGCAGGAATGAGGTGCCGGTGAgggcgccggtggtgatgagtgaggatggggggttggtggctggGGTGTCGAGTAAGGACTCGAgccgggtggtggtttgtgggTTGGAGAAActgaggttgttgaaggtGAGGACGATGATTATCAAGCACACGGAGGAGGtgacggggatggggttCTTGCCCGAaagtggggggttggtgacggcggggagggacGGGTATGTGAGGGTTACGGATCTACATAGCGGGAAGACGCTGAAGAGGATTGAGATTggggcgagggcggcgtGTGATATTTTGCAAGTGtctggggatgggaaggtggtggtgacggtttGGGGGAGAGATGTGGTGCTGTGGTATCTGGAGACAGGGAGGGTGCATAATTACAATTTGAATGTGGTCAGGCAAACAGAGGGGTGGCCTTTGGCCGTGTCGAAGGACTGCCAGTACCTGGCGTGCCGGACAGAAGACGGATTCGACGTGAGCGATGCGGCCAGTGGCGCCTTCAGGGGAGACTTTGCGACTCGAGCATCCGTCATCACCGCGGCTGCTTTTTCAAACGACTGCACAAAGATTGCAGTGGGAGATTTCGACGGGTATGTGAATGTTTTTGACATGATTACGGCTTGA
- a CDS encoding hypothetical protein (EggNog:ENOG503NY70; COG:E), which produces MAFQQFPTWPETAADSEDPYRYQVGFGNHHSTEAIPGALPPHGTNLPQKSRYGLYAELLNGTSFMSTKSTAANVWMYRGKPAAARHPPSQVEEILHLESCFLPTNSNVAFTPLPYTWGPLKSNESSNSATNRRVTFVQGLRTMGGHGDATLKEGLAVHQYEFNMNMEREAFVNHDGELLVVPQQGTLNVKTELGSLLVKPGSIVVLPAGIRFSVEIFRPAGDQWSEIKASGYALEVFGTRYALPDLGVLGANGLAHDRDFEYPVARFDLDPDEDTSSFCVTVKLAGRLFSYTQPHTPFDVVAWHGKYAPYRYDLSRFCHLTANTDQLDPTSYCVLTAPSKWPAASLVDFCVFGDKWAVSRNTLRIPYYHRNIATELCGVIHGQYKGSVRPLEAGGLSFEQSYMPHGETYEAYTQASEAANDPTKLEGSLFERPGIWASVQNHFVHHLKHADVSWSDATDQHIPTPPKSPNGRV; this is translated from the exons ATGGCCTTCCAACAATTTCCAACATGGCCAGAAACCGCGGCGGATTCCGAAGACCCCTACAGATATCAGGTTGGATTTGGAAACCACCATTCCACAGAAGCAATACCGGGTGCCCTTCCTCCACACGGtaccaacctcccccagaAAAGCAGATATGGACTCTACGCTGAGCTTCTGAACGGCACCTCTTTCATGTCAACAAAAAGCACAGCTGCCAACGT ATGGATGTACCGTGGaaagccagcagcagcccgtCACCCGCCATCACAGGTGGAAGAGATTCTCCAT CTGGAGTCATGCTTTCTACCCACGAACTCGAATGTCGCCTTCACGCCGCTTCCATATACGTGGGGTCCTCTAAAAAGCAATGAATCGTCGAACTCGGCCACGAACCGCAGGGTCACCTTTGTTCAAGGCTTGAGAACTATGGGGGGCCATGGTGACGCCACGCTCAAAGAGGGTCTGGCAGTTCATCAGTACGAGTTCAACATGAATATGGAGCGTGAGGCCTTTGTTAACCACGACGGCGAGCTTCTGGTTGTACCACAACAAGGGACACTGAATGTCAAGACCGAGCTGGGCAGCCTCTTGGTCAAGCCCGGCTCCATTGTGGTCCTGCCTGCAGGAATTCGATTTTCGGTCGAAATCTTCCGTCCAGCCGGGGATCAGTGGTCAGAAATCAAAGCCTCCGGCTACGCGTTGGAGGTTTTTGGGACTCGATACGCATTACCCGATCTGGGTGTGTTGGGCGCAAACGGCCTGGCGCATGATCGAGACTTTGAATATCCAGTCGCACGGTTTGACCTCGACCCGGACGAGGACACCAGTTCATTTTGTGTCACCGTCAAGTTGGCCGGAAGACTGTTCTCTTACACACAGCCACACACGCCGTTTGACGTGGTGGCATGGCATGGGAAATATGCGCCATATCGGTACGACTTGTCACGATTTTGTCATTTGACGGCGAACACCGATCAACTAGATCCAACCTCGTATTGTGTCCTGACTGCTCCAAGCAAGTGGCCGGCTGCAAGCTTGGTGGACTTTTGCGTCTTTGGGGACAAGTGGGCAGTCTCTAGGAACACGCTCCGAATACCCTACTATCACCGCAACATCGCTACGGAACTATGCGGTGTCATTCATGGCCAGTACAAAGGCAGTGTCAGGCCACTGGAGGCCGGCGGTTTGAGCTTCGAACAGAGCTACATGCCTCATGGGGAGACCTATGAAGCATATACACAAGCTAGTGAGGCCGCCAACGACCCCACGAAGCTCGAAGGGTCTCTGT TTGAACGGCCTGGCATTTGGGCTTCCGTGCAGAACCACTTTGTCCATCACCTCAAACACGCAGATGTATCATGGTCGGATGCCACCGACCAGCACATCCCGACTCCGCCCAAGAGCCCGAATGGCCGTGTTTAA